CATTGGTAATATTCGCGGTGTCGAAATGAATTGTGCCCGAGACGATGGGGACGACATTCATGACGGCATTGAGCAGGGTGGTCTTCCCTGCACCGTTGGCGCCGATGATGCTCACGATGCTCTTTGCGTCGAAGGAGAGAGAGACGTCGTGCAGGGCACTGATGCCGCCGTAGGAGACCCTCAGATTCTTGATCCCGAGCAGCATCAGGCGATGTCCTCCACACCGAGATAGGCATCGATGACGAGCTTGTTCCCCCTGATCTCGGAGGGGGTGCCCTCGGCTATCTTCTCGCCGAAGTCGAGGACGACGATCCTCTCCGACAGGTTCATCACCAGCCCCATATCGTGCTCCACCAGCATGATGGTAATCCCTCTTTCGTCCCGCAGCCGTTTGATGAACCGGGTGAGCGCGATCGTCTCCGCCTCGTTGAGCCCCGACGCCGGCTCGTCGAGGAGCAGGAGCTTCGGCTCGGTCGCCAGGGCCCGGCCGATCTCGAGGACCCGCTCCTCCCCGATCGGCAGGTTCGCGGCGAGCTCCTCCGCGCGGTGCGCCAGGCCGATATACTCGAGGATCTCTTCGCTCTTCTTCCTGATCTCCCGCTCCTCGCGCCTGACGAAGGGCAGGGTAAGTCCCGATGCGAGGAAGCCGGCCCGGGTCTTGAGGTGCCGGCCCACCATGATGTTTTCGAGCACGGTCATGGCGCCGAAGAGATCGACATGCTGAAAGGTGCGGGAGACCCCTCTTCGGGCGATCTTCGAAGGGGCGAGCCCGCTGATCTCCACTCCCGAGAGCGCCACGGTTCCCTTATCGGGCGGATAAACGCCGCTGACGATATTCAGCAGCGTCGTCTTCCCGGCGCCGTTGGGACCGATGAGCGCCTTGATCTCGAGCGGCTCGACCGAGAAGCTGATATCGTCGAGGGCGAGGAGGCCGCCGAAATGCTTGCTGATGCCGCTAATCCCGAGCATCGGGCCGGCCTCCTTTCCCCATCGCTTCCGCGCCTTCTGCTCCGAGGGGTGGGGAAGGAGCGGTCCTCGGGCTCTTGCGCAGAGCGCGGAAACGGATTTTTTCGATAAGGAGAGGGACGAAGCCCTTCCTGAAAAAGAGGAGCGAGAGGGTGAGGATCAGGCCGTAGGCGAGGATGTCGAACTCCTGGAACTGCCGCAAGGCCTCGGGCAGTACGGTGATGAAGAGCGAGCCGCCGACCGCTCCCCAGAGATTGTTGATTCCGCCCACCACCACCATCATCAGCACCAGCACCGAGTAGAAGAGGGAGAAGCTGCCGGGGCTGATGAACGTTACATAGTGCGCGTAGAGGCCGCCGGCGAGGGCAGCGTAGACCGCGCTCAGCACGAAGACCTTCACCTTCAAGGCCGAGACATCGACGCCCATGGCGTTGCTGGCGGTCTCGCTGTCGTGGATGGCGCGGAGCGCCCTGCCGTTCCGCGAATGGATGAGATTGAAGGAAAAGAGCATGACTATCGCCACAATGCCCCATACGAAGTAGAACCAGGCGCTCGCCGACGTCAGGGTATATCCCAGGATGCCCAGAGGGGGAATATCGCCGAAGCCCGAGGGCCCGCCGGGTCCCCATTCGTTGAGGACCACATGGATGATCTCGCCGAAGCCGAGGGTAGCGACGGCGAGATAATGGCCTTTGAGACGGAGTGCGGGGATCGCGAGCACTACCGCAGCGGCCGCTGCAACCGCCATCGCCGCAGGAAGGCTGAGGAGGACGGGAACTCCGTACCGCGCACTCAGCAGGGCCGAGACATAGGCCCCGATGCCGTAAAAGCCCGCCTGGCCGAGGGATATCTGCCCGGCATACCCCATGAGCACGCTCAGCCCGAGGGCGACGAGGGCGTTGATCCCTGCGAAGAGCGCTACGCTGGTCGTGTAGGAGCTCTTCCCGAAGAGGAGCGGGAAGAGCGCGATGAGGACCAGGAAGACTGCATAGGCGGTGCGATTGCCCTTCGACATCTAGAATTTCCTCAGCTGCAGCATCGCCTTGCTCCCGAAGAGCCCGGCGGGCTTGAAGAAAAGCACCGCGAGCATGATGACGAGGGCCACCGCGTCTTTGAGCCCGGAGTGGAGATACCCGGCGGTCATCGATTCGAGTATGCCGATAATGAAGCCGCCCAGCACCGAGCCCCGCCCCCGCCCGAGCCCTCCCATGATCGCCGCGGAAAATCCCTTGACCGCGAGCATAGGCCCTTTGTCGTACTCCATGAGCGAGACCGGCGTTATCGCGATGCCCGCAAGGGCGCCCATTGCCGCGCTCAGGACAAAGGAGATCATGATCATCCGTTCTACATTGATGCCGACCAGCTTTGCCGCCGTAGGATTTACGGCGCAGGCGCGCATCGCCTTGCCGAGGAGCGTCCTGCTGAAGAAGAGGTAGATGAGGACGATGCAGAGCAGGGTAATGCCGAAGATCCAGAGCGTCTGCTGCTGCAGGATGGCGCCGTGAATCTGCAGGGGCTCTCCGGCGGTAAACGGGTCATAGACGTAGGGCTCTTTGCCGAACTTGAACATGAGCAGGCCGCGCAGAAGAATGGAGACCGCGACCGTAATCATGATCATCAGAAGCAGGTCGGTCTTCTTGAGCGGCTTGATCGTCAGCCGCTCCATGAGGAGCGCGATGAGGCCTGCGGTGAGGAGCGTCAGCAGGAGCGAGGGCAGAAAAGGCAGCTGTACCGACTGGGTAAAGAACCACATGACCAGGCCGCCGATGACCACGAACTCGCCCTGGGCGAGATTGATGATCGAGGTGGCGTTGTAGATGATGTTGAAGCCGAGTCCGACCAGCGCATACACCGCGCCGACAGTGAGGCCCGAAAAAAGAAACTGTAAGAAAACGGTCAACGACACTCCTCCACGACCAGACTATGCAACAGGGCAGGACACGATGCCCGTCCTGCCCTTATCCCTCCGCCGACTACTTCAGGATCTCCCAGTCGCCGTTCCTGACGACCACCATCTCGAAGGCGTCCTTGTCGAGCCCGCAGTGGTCCTGCGGGGACATGGTGAAGACGCCGCCGGTCCCGGGCCACTTCTTGATCTTGTTTTCAATGTAGTCCCTTACCTTCGCCTTGTCCGGCCCCACTTTCTTGAGGGCCTCTACGACCATCATGAGCGAGTCGTAGGCATGGCCGCCGAAGGTCCCCGGCTCGCCCTTGAACTTCGCCTCGTAATCCTGGGAGTATTTCTTGAGGAGCGCCTTCTGGGGATGCCTGTCCGCGAGCTTGTCCCAGACCACCAATCTCCCCAGCGGGGCGATAACGCCTTCCGCTGCCTTTCCGGCGAGCTCGATATTCTTCTTGCTTCCCCACCCGTGGCTCTGGTAGAGGGGGATGCCCATCTTGAGGGCGTTCCAGTTCTTCGTGACCACCACCTGGCCGGGACCGACGGACCAGTTGATCACCGCCTGTGCCCCTGCAGCCTTGATCTTGGCGAGCTGGGTCGTCATGTCCGAATCCTTGGGACCGTACCGCTCATCGGCGACGATCGTGATGCCGTACTTGGGCGCCAGGTCGTTAAGGGCCTTTCTTCCTGCATCGCCGAAGCCGGTCGCGATTGAGACGATTCCCACCTTCGCGATTCCCTGCCTCTTCATGTAGGTATAAATCGCCTCCACGGCGCTGGTATCGTACTGGGGCGACTTGAATATCCAGTACCGTTCGCTCACCGGCTGGGTGATGCCGGCGCCCGCTGCACAGGAGACCAGGGGAGTCTTCGCATTAGTCATTATGGGGACCAGCGCCATCGATTCACCGGTTGTCGACGGCCCTATGATCGCCACGACATCGTCTTTTTCGAGGAGTTTCTTTGCGGCGAGGACTGCCTGGGTCTCATCGCTCTTCGAATCCTCGATGATAACCTCGAGCGGATGCCCGTTGATGCCGCCTGCCGCGTTGATCTGCTCGGCCAGCATGAGAACGGTATTTTTCTCGGGCTCTCCCAGAAAGGAAGCCGCGCCGGTCACCGAAAAGATCGCGCCGATCCTGTAAGGCGCCTTTGCCGGTGCTGCAAAGGAAAATGCAGCAAAAAGTATAATTACCAGAAGTGCCGTGAACAACCCGAAACCACGCTTCATACCTCGCCCTCCCTCTGATCTGTCGGTGAACGCTGATCATGCAGACCGCATTCTACGGTTTATACGAGACGTCTATTATACTGGAAAGCCCGCCCTTTCACTATTTGTTCTGCTTATACCTGCATAATACGTACTAAGCATAGGCACACTTGAAGCGGCGCTACTTCAGGATCTCCCAGTCACCGTTCCTGACGACCACCATCTCGAAGGCGTCCTTGTCGAGTCCGCAGTGGTCCTGCGGGGACATGGTGAAGACGCCGCCGGTCCCGGGCCACTTCTTGATCTTGTTTTCAATGTAGTCCCTTACCTTCGCCTTGTCCGGCCCCACTTTCTTGAGGGCCTCTACGACCATCATGAGCGAGTCGTAGGCATGGCCGCCGAAGGTCCCCGGCTCGCCCTTGAACTTCGCCTCGTAATCCTGGGAGTATTTCTTGAGGAGCGCCTTCTGGGGATGCCTGTCCGCGAGCTTGTCCCAGACCACCAATCTCCCCAGCGGGGCGATAACGCCTTCCGCTGCCTTTCCGGCGAGCTCGATATTCTTCTTGCTTCCCCACCCGTGGCTCTGGTAGAGGGGGATGCCCATCTTGAGGGCGTTCCAGTTCTTCGTGACCACCACCTGGCCGGGACCGACGGACCAGTTGATCACCGCCTGTGCCCCTGCAGCCTTGATCTTGGCGAGCTGGGTCGTCATGTCCGAATCCTTGGGACCGTACCGCTCATCGGCGACGATCGTGATGCCGTACTTGGGCGCCAGGTCGATGAGTGCCTTTCTGCCTGAATCGCCGTAGCCGGTGGTTATCGTCATGATGCCGGCCTTCGCGACCCCCTGTTTTCTCATGTAGGTGAACATCGCCTCGACCGCGGAGTAATCGTAGGGAGCTGTCTTGAAGACCCAGGCGCGGTTCTTTGCCGGCAGGGTGATGCCCGCCCCGGAGGCGAGCGAAATGAGCGGCGTCTGCGCCGCATTCATGATCGGGATGAGGGCCATCGACTCGCCGGTGGTCGAGGGGCCGATGATCGCCAGCACCTCGTCTTTTTCGAGGAGCTTTTTCGCTGCGAGCACCGCTTGGGTCTCGTCGCTCTTCGAATCCTCGATGACGATCTCTACGGGCGTCCCGTTGATGCCGCCTGCCGCGTTGAGCTGCTCTTTGAGCATGAGCAGCGTATTTTTTTCAGGTTCGCCGAGAAAGGAAGCCGCGCCGGTAACGGCAAGGACCGCGCCGATCCTGTACGGCTCTTTGGCGTGGCACGGTACGGCGAGAGAAATCATTGCCACTGCCGCTGCAATGAGTGCTGCCACCTTCGCCCTGGTTGTACCCATCTCTCCTCCTCCTGGTTTATGGCACTATTCCTCCTCCCGGAAAAAGGCAGGAAAATAAAGCCACCTATTATACATAACCCTGCGCCGGTTCGAAAAGAGCATGCGCCTCGCAACTGCAAGAAAAGAGGAGAAATCTCCTCTTTTCTTTTGTGCTATAGTTATTCCGTGGAAAATACCGGAGCTCCCTCGACTGCGGCAGCGGGCCGCCTCCCGTTCCATTACGGCTGGGTCATCGTCGCCACGGGAACGGTCTGTGTGCTCGCCTGCCTCGGGTTCGGGCGCTTTGCCCTCGGCATGCTGCTGCCCTCAATGGCACAGACGCTGCATCTCACCTATGCCCAGATGGGGATCGTCAGTACCGCCAATTTCATAGGCTATCTTGCAGCGGTGCTCTTCAGCGGCTTCTGGGCGGTCCGTATCGGGCCGCGAAGGCTCGTCGTCATAGCGCTGCTCCTCATCGGCGTATCGATGCTCGTCATCAGCCGGGTGCAGGGCTTTGTCTCCCTCTCGCTGCTCTACCTGCTCACCGGCATGGGGAGCGGCGCCGCCAATGTACCGATGATGGGCCTCGTGGCCTCGTGGTTCAGCAGGCAGCAGCGGGGGAGGGCATCGGGATTCATCGTCATCGGTAGCGGCTTCGCAATGATTATTTCGGGTAAGGCCATCCCCTTCATCAACAGGCTCAGCGGCAGCGAGGGGTGGCGGATAAGCTGGCTGCTCCTGGGGCTCGCGGTGCTTGTCATCGCGCTGCTCTGCCTCCTGCTGCTCCGCAACAGGCCGGAAGAGAAGGGGCTGAAGCCGGTGGGGAGTGATGCCGGCCCTGCGCCGCAGCAGGGCGGCATGATCAGGCCGGACGTCAATGTCTACAAAGAGAAGGCGGTCTACCTGCTCGGCGCGATTTATTTCATTTTCGGCTACACCTATGTGATTTATGCGACCTTCATTGTGACCTCGCTTGTCCAGGAGCGGGGGTTCTCGGAGTCCGTCGCCGGAAATTTCTGGGCCTGGGTGGGGTTCCTGAGCCTCTTTTCAGGACCGGTCTTCGGCAGCCTCTCGGACCGGCTGGGCAGAAAAGCAGGACTCATCATCGTTTTCCTGTTCCAGATGAGCTCCTATCTGCTCGCTGCTTCGGGTCTGCCCGGCATCTTCCTCTACCTCTCCATAGGTCTCTACGGCATCGTGGCCTGGAGCATCCCCTCGATCATGCTCGCGGCAGTGAGCGACTATGTCGGAGCCGAGAAAGCGATCGCCGCCTTCGGTTTCATCACCTTCATTTTCGGCTTCGGCCAGATCGCGGGGCCCGCGGTAGCCGGAGCACTCGCCGAGGCGACCGGGAGCTTTTCGGGCAGCTTTTATATGGCCGCGGTCTGTGCAGGGCTGGCGATCCTCCTGACCGTTTTCTTGAGAAGACCGCACCACCCGTAAACAGCATCGGCGAAGGCTGCGCACGAAAGCCGGATATAGATGTCTCAGACTTTCATGTGGTCTGATCGGGGGGGCTGGGCTCCTTTTTGGGGCGTGTCTGAGTTCTCTGGGGGCAAAGCAGGGTCTTGCCCCACACCCTTTGCTCGTGAGTAAAGTTCTCTATTCAGTACGTGCTTTGATCGGGCATCAACGACTAATTCACGCCCCAAAAAGGAGCCCAGCCCCCCCGATCATCTGCCCTGCCGGGTCAACGCCCCGCGCCTGCTGAAAGGGGCTCTTACTGGAATTTATTACGACGATGCTGCTAAACTTATTGGAAAACCAGAAAACTTGAAAGGGCGCTTCGATGGGCAGGATCAAGGAGATTATCAAAGGTGACCGGCTTTTCCACCTCTTCGACATGGAGCTGGTCGAGGCGAAAGAGGGCCACGCGGTTGTCAGGGCGGAAGTGAAGGAGCAGTTCCTCAACGCGCACCGGATCGCTCACGGCGGGCTGGTCTTCGGTCTCCTGGATGTCGCCTTTGCCCTCGCGGTGAACTCGGTCGTCGATGCTGTCGGCGTCCAGTGGAGCTTCAATATCTTCCGCTCCACCACCCTTGGCGATCATGTGCGCGCCGAGGCGAGGACGGTCCATAAAGGCAAGAGCTCGCTGGTGGTGGAGTTCAAGGCGGAGAGCGAAAAGTCGGGGAAGCTCATCGCCCAGGGGATGGCTACGGCATTGCCGCTGCCCCGGACAGATAAATCCCCAATCTCGAGCGCCAGGTCCTGAGCAAATGCAACGGTTCACCTCCGGAGCTGAATTGCAGTATTCGAATGGTGAAGCTGTTTCGAATTTGGCGCTTCGCGTTTGGACTTTCTATTTTAAAGGAGAGGTATCGAGATGATCGTCGTCATGAGGATAGGAGCAACCGAAGAGGACCTGCAGCGTGTCTGCAAAAAGGCGGAAGAGCTCGGCTTTACGCCCCATGTCATTTACGGTAAGGAGCGGAACGTAGTCGGCCTCATCGGCCTGGGCGGCAACCGGGACGAGGTGAATATCATCGAGGATTTCGAAGGGGTCGACCGGATCGTCCCCATATCGAAGCCCTACAAGCTCGCGAGCAGGGAGGTGAAGCGCGAGACCTCGATCGTCGAGGTGGCCGGCATCAGGATCGGCGGAGAGGAGATCGTGGTCATCGCAGGCCCCTGCTCGGTCGAGAGCGAGGCGCAGATGGTCAAGGTCGCCGAGCAGGTGCGGTCCGCAGGCGCGAAGATGCTCCGCGGCGGCGCCTTCAAGCCGAGGACGAGCCCGTACGCGTTCCAGGGCCTCGGAGAAGAAGGGCTCAAGTATCTTGCCAAGGCGCGCGAGGCGACGGGCCTCCCCATCGTTACCGAAGTGGTGAACCCCAAGGACATCGACCTGGTCTACAAGTATGCCGACATGTTCCAGGTCGGCGCGCGCAACATCCAGAACTTCGCCCTTCTCTCGCTGCTGGGCCAGGCCCAGAAGCCGGTGCTCCTCAAGCGCGGCATGTCGACCACCATCGACGAGTTCCTCATGGCTACGGAGTATATCCTCTCCGAAGGCAACAGGAACGTGGTGCTCTGCGAGCGGGGCATCAGGACCTTCGAGACCTCGACGAGAAGCACCCTCGACATCAGCTGCGTCCCGGTCGTCAAGGCGAAGTCGCACCTGCCGATCATCGTCGACCCGAGCCACGCTGCGGGGCATGTGCAGTATGTCCCCTCGTTATCGAAGGCCGCCGTCGCGTCGGGCGCCGACGGCCTCATCATCGAGGTGCATCCCGATCCCGAAAAAGCGCTCTGCGACGGCGCGCAATCGTTGAACCCCGGGCAGTTCGTGACGCTCATGGGCGAGATGAAGGCGATAGCCCTGGCAGTGGGAAGATATTTATAGGATCGCGAAAGGAAAGGATTGGCGATAGCGTGAGCAGATACTGGAGCGATCTTGCGCGGGCCCTCAAGCCTTACGTAGCCGGCGAGCAGCCGTCCGGCAGGACCTATATAAAACTGAACACCAACGAGAATCCCTATCCGCCGTCGCCGCGGGTGCTGGAAGCCGTTAAAAACGCCATCAACGAACGGCTTCGCTTGTACCCTGATCCCGAATGCAGGGAGCTCAGGAAGAGCATAGCCGGGTTTTTCAATCTGGGCATGGACGAGGTCTTCGTCGGCAACGGCTCCGACGAGGTGCTGGCCTTTGCCTTCCCCGCCTTTTTCGGCCCTGACAAGCCCCTTGCCTGGCCTGACACTACCTACACGTTTTACCGGACCATTGCCGGCCTGTTCCGCATCGGTTACGAGACCGTTCCCCTGAGCGAGGACTTCTCCCTGCCGGTCGAGCGGTTCTTCGGAAAGAGCGGCGGTATCATCATCCCCAACCCGAATGCGCCGTCCGGCCGGTATGTCCCGCTCGAAGCGATCAGGAGCATTCTCGATCATAACAGGGATAGCGTCGTCATCATCGACGAGGCGTATGTCGATTTCGCAGGCCCCTCGGCTGCAGCGCTCATCCCGGAATATCCGAACCTGCTCGTGACCCAGACCCTTTCGAAGTCCCGCTCCCTTGCAGGGCTCCGCGTCGGCTTCGCCCTCGGGCAGGCCGATCTGATCAGGGGCATCGACCGGGTCAAGAACTGCATCAATGCCTATACCCTCGACCCCCTCGCCCTCGCCGGTGCAGCGGCGGCGCTGCAGGACAGGGCCTATCTCGAAGAGACGGTGGAGAAGATCAGGCGGACGAGGGCCCGGGTCTCTGAACGGCTGACGGCACTGGGGTTTACGGTCATTCCCTCACAGGCGAATTTCGTCTTCATCACCCACCCCCGCGCACGCGCCGCCAGCCTGCAGCAGCAGCTCAAAGAGAGGGGCATCCTGGTGCGGTATTTCAACGAGCCGAGGATCGACAACTACCTGCGGGTGAGTATCGGGACGGATACGGAGATGGACGCCTTCCTGCAGGAGACCGCGGAGCTCGTACCTCGGGAATGAGGAACGGCTATAGAGCCACCTCAAAATTGATCTTATCGTACGATACCCGCGGTATCTTCCTGTCCTTTGTCTCCGTTATCTCTACGAGACCGAGCTCTTCCAGGTAGGAAATGTCCTGCAGAACATTCTTCAAATCCCTCCTGAGCATCTTTGCGAGCTCATACACTGACGACGGCTCTCTTTCTTTAATGGTCTTGAGGAGCTCGACCCTCCTCTCCGTGAGCACTCGCCTCATGTCCTTGAGGCTGCCGAAATAGAGCCCGGTCTTTTCCCCAACCTGTTCTCCGCGCGATACCTTCTCATAGGTGCGTCCCGCTTCTTTCAGCGCTTCATCGAGGCCTTTTATCTCTATTGTTATCCTCTTAACCTTCATCCCAATCCCTCCGCCGGATTTTCTTCACGTCTGATTTAAAGTCATCGAGCATTGTCCACACGTCTTTGAACGTATAGGGATGCTCCTCCCCATACAGGTGCCTGTGGTCTCCTTTGCCTTCGGCATTATCGTACCCGAGCAGCCTTCTCCCCCCCTTGATGTAAACAATGGAATATTTTACGCCATGCGGCATATCACCGCTTTCGGCAACTCTCCATATCTTAATTTCTACGATTTTATCGCCTTTGACCTCCTTGCTATGGAGCACAAGCGTCGCCTTCATAGTTGGTATTCTATACCAACCTTGAGAGAAAGGCAAATCCGGTATTTGCGGCGTCTTTTTGATCTGTGATACAATCCTGTGTTTCGTCGCTTCGAAACACTCATTTCAGCGCAAAGAAGGTACTCGATGGGAACTACGAATATACTCTTTTCAGGTGTAGGAGGCCAGGGCATCATTCTCGCGAGCAGGCTCGTCTCCCGCTGCGCCTTCAATGCCGGGTTCATGGTCAAAAGCAGCGAGGTCCACGGCATGGCCCAGCGGGGCGGCAGCGTGGTGACCCATGTCCGCTACGGCGAGGAAGTCTACTCTCCCCTCATCCCCACGGGAAAAGCCGATTTCCTCGTCGCCATGGAAGAGCTCGAAGGACTCCGTTACACCTACTTCCTCAAGCCGGGCAGCAGGGTGGTCCTGAACAGGAGAAAGGTCCCTCCGCCGAATAGCAATCCTGCAACGCCGTATCCTGATGACGCGCTGGCGCGTCTCGAGGCGCAGGGATTCCTGGTGGATGCGCTCGATGCCCTCGAGATCGCCAAGACAGCGGGTACGCCGAAGGCGGAGAACATCGTGCTCGTCGGCACGCTCTCGCACTATCTTCCTTTCGCGCAGGAGGTATGGGAACAGACGATACGGGAGTCGGTCCCCGCGAAATTCGTGGAGGCGAACATCGCGGCGTTTTACAAAGGGAGAGAGGTCGCGGGAAAGAAGTAATGTTCTGGCAGCAGGAATCAGAAACTATAGAGCGGAAGAGGCTCGAAGAGCTGCAGCTCGGGCGGCTGCAGGCGGTCGTGCGCAGGGTCTACGAGAACGTGCCGTTCTACCGGAAGCAGTTCGATGAGCGCGGGCTTGCCCCCGGGAGCATCGCCACGCTCGCCGATGCCCGGAAGATCCCCTTCACCACCAAGGAGGATATTCTCGCCCATTATCCCTTCGGGCTGCTCGCCGTCCCGAGGGAGGAGATCGTACGCGTCCATACGTCGAGCGGCACCACCGGCAAGCCGAAGGCGATCTTCTTCACGAAGAGCGACATCGACCGCGGCGCCGACCTCATCGCGCGCTGCCTCACGATGACCGGCATGCGGAAGAACGACGTGCTCCAGAACATGATGACCTACGGTCTCTTCACCGGCGCGCTCGTCATGCACTACGGCGCGGAGAAGGTGGGGGTGCTGATCGTGCCCGCAGGCCCGGGGAATACGGACCGCCAGATCACCCTCATGCAGGATTTCAAGACCACCGCAATCCATATAACGCCGAGCTATGCGCTCTACCTCGCGGATGTGCTCGACAGGAAGGGCATCGACCCGCGGCGCGACCTCTCGCTCAAGCGGGCGTACATGGGCGCCGAGCCCTATTCCGAGGAGACGAGAAAGAAGATCGAGCAGTTCTACGGGATCGATGTCTACAATTCCTACGGCCTCTCCGAGATGAACGGACCCGGCGTCGCCTTCGAGTGCGAGCGCAAGGAAGGGATGCATCTCTGGGAGGACAACTTCCTCCTCGAGATCATCGACCCCGAGACGGACGAGCCGGTCAGCGACGGGCAGAAGGGCGAGATCGTCCTCACTTCGCTCTGCAGGGAGGGTATGCCCATCCTCAGGTACCGGACGCGGGACCTCACGGCCGTCCTCCCCGGGCCCTGCCCCTGCGGCCGGAGCCATCGCAGGATATCCCGGATCTTCGGCAGGACGGACGATATGTTCATCGTCAAGGGCGTCAATATCTTCCCCCAGCAGATCGAGAATATCCTCATGGGCGTCAAGGGAGTTGCCCAGAACTACCAGATCGTCCTCGAGTCCCTCGACCATATGACCGTCCAGGTGGAGATCGCGCGGGACCTCTTCGACGGCAACGTAACGCACCTGGTGAAGCTCCAGAACGTGATTACCGATAGATTGAAAAACGAAATCCTCGTGAAGCCGAAGGTCGAGCTCCACGAGCCGGGTACGCTGCCGGTATTCGAAGGCAAGGCGAAGAGGGTCATCGACAAGAGAACGCTGTAAAGGCCGTAACTCGTGATCCGTGACGCGTAACGAGTGAGGAACACGGCACGGAGAGTGCTGATTGCAACTCTCCTGCTTTGACTGCTTTGGTTGCGGGTTGCGCATCACGCAGTACGCGTAGTGAGGAGGGTGTATGGCTGCGTTGCTACAGCTGTCGGTTTTTGCGGAAAACAGGCCGGGCAGGCTCGAGAAAATGACCAAGGTCTTCGCCGACGAGGGGATCAACATCCTCGCCATCTACATCTCGAGCATCGGCGATTTCGGCGCGGTCAAGCTCATCGTCGACAAGACCGACGAGGCGGCCAGGAGCCTCAAGGAGAAGGGGTTTACGGTGTCGCTCAACGAGGTGCTCGGCATCGAGCTCGAAGACCGGCCCGGCATGCTCTACGAAGTGGTCAGGGTCCTTGGCAAGC
This sequence is a window from Nitrospirota bacterium. Protein-coding genes within it:
- the aroF gene encoding 3-deoxy-7-phosphoheptulonate synthase, with amino-acid sequence MIVVMRIGATEEDLQRVCKKAEELGFTPHVIYGKERNVVGLIGLGGNRDEVNIIEDFEGVDRIVPISKPYKLASREVKRETSIVEVAGIRIGGEEIVVIAGPCSVESEAQMVKVAEQVRSAGAKMLRGGAFKPRTSPYAFQGLGEEGLKYLAKAREATGLPIVTEVVNPKDIDLVYKYADMFQVGARNIQNFALLSLLGQAQKPVLLKRGMSTTIDEFLMATEYILSEGNRNVVLCERGIRTFETSTRSTLDISCVPVVKAKSHLPIIVDPSHAAGHVQYVPSLSKAAVASGADGLIIEVHPDPEKALCDGAQSLNPGQFVTLMGEMKAIALAVGRYL
- a CDS encoding ABC transporter ATP-binding protein: MLGISGISKHFGGLLALDDISFSVEPLEIKALIGPNGAGKTTLLNIVSGVYPPDKGTVALSGVEISGLAPSKIARRGVSRTFQHVDLFGAMTVLENIMVGRHLKTRAGFLASGLTLPFVRREEREIRKKSEEILEYIGLAHRAEELAANLPIGEERVLEIGRALATEPKLLLLDEPASGLNEAETIALTRFIKRLRDERGITIMLVEHDMGLVMNLSERIVVLDFGEKIAEGTPSEIRGNKLVIDAYLGVEDIA
- a CDS encoding ABC transporter substrate-binding protein; translated protein: MKRGFGLFTALLVIILFAAFSFAAPAKAPYRIGAIFSVTGAASFLGEPEKNTVLMLAEQINAAGGINGHPLEVIIEDSKSDETQAVLAAKKLLEKDDVVAIIGPSTTGESMALVPIMTNAKTPLVSCAAGAGITQPVSERYWIFKSPQYDTSAVEAIYTYMKRQGIAKVGIVSIATGFGDAGRKALNDLAPKYGITIVADERYGPKDSDMTTQLAKIKAAGAQAVINWSVGPGQVVVTKNWNALKMGIPLYQSHGWGSKKNIELAGKAAEGVIAPLGRLVVWDKLADRHPQKALLKKYSQDYEAKFKGEPGTFGGHAYDSLMMVVEALKKVGPDKAKVRDYIENKIKKWPGTGGVFTMSPQDHCGLDKDAFEMVVVRNGDWEILK
- a CDS encoding ABC transporter substrate-binding protein, whose amino-acid sequence is MGTTRAKVAALIAAAVAMISLAVPCHAKEPYRIGAVLAVTGAASFLGEPEKNTLLMLKEQLNAAGGINGTPVEIVIEDSKSDETQAVLAAKKLLEKDEVLAIIGPSTTGESMALIPIMNAAQTPLISLASGAGITLPAKNRAWVFKTAPYDYSAVEAMFTYMRKQGVAKAGIMTITTGYGDSGRKALIDLAPKYGITIVADERYGPKDSDMTTQLAKIKAAGAQAVINWSVGPGQVVVTKNWNALKMGIPLYQSHGWGSKKNIELAGKAAEGVIAPLGRLVVWDKLADRHPQKALLKKYSQDYEAKFKGEPGTFGGHAYDSLMMVVEALKKVGPDKAKVRDYIENKIKKWPGTGGVFTMSPQDHCGLDKDAFEMVVVRNGDWEILK
- a CDS encoding branched-chain amino acid ABC transporter permease, with the translated sequence MSKGNRTAYAVFLVLIALFPLLFGKSSYTTSVALFAGINALVALGLSVLMGYAGQISLGQAGFYGIGAYVSALLSARYGVPVLLSLPAAMAVAAAAAVVLAIPALRLKGHYLAVATLGFGEIIHVVLNEWGPGGPSGFGDIPPLGILGYTLTSASAWFYFVWGIVAIVMLFSFNLIHSRNGRALRAIHDSETASNAMGVDVSALKVKVFVLSAVYAALAGGLYAHYVTFISPGSFSLFYSVLVLMMVVVGGINNLWGAVGGSLFITVLPEALRQFQEFDILAYGLILTLSLLFFRKGFVPLLIEKIRFRALRKSPRTAPSPPLGAEGAEAMGKGGRPDARD
- a CDS encoding PaaI family thioesterase codes for the protein MGRIKEIIKGDRLFHLFDMELVEAKEGHAVVRAEVKEQFLNAHRIAHGGLVFGLLDVAFALAVNSVVDAVGVQWSFNIFRSTTLGDHVRAEARTVHKGKSSLVVEFKAESEKSGKLIAQGMATALPLPRTDKSPISSARS
- a CDS encoding branched-chain amino acid ABC transporter permease — its product is MTVFLQFLFSGLTVGAVYALVGLGFNIIYNATSIINLAQGEFVVIGGLVMWFFTQSVQLPFLPSLLLTLLTAGLIALLMERLTIKPLKKTDLLLMIMITVAVSILLRGLLMFKFGKEPYVYDPFTAGEPLQIHGAILQQQTLWIFGITLLCIVLIYLFFSRTLLGKAMRACAVNPTAAKLVGINVERMIMISFVLSAAMGALAGIAITPVSLMEYDKGPMLAVKGFSAAIMGGLGRGRGSVLGGFIIGILESMTAGYLHSGLKDAVALVIMLAVLFFKPAGLFGSKAMLQLRKF
- a CDS encoding MFS transporter, translating into MENTGAPSTAAAGRLPFHYGWVIVATGTVCVLACLGFGRFALGMLLPSMAQTLHLTYAQMGIVSTANFIGYLAAVLFSGFWAVRIGPRRLVVIALLLIGVSMLVISRVQGFVSLSLLYLLTGMGSGAANVPMMGLVASWFSRQQRGRASGFIVIGSGFAMIISGKAIPFINRLSGSEGWRISWLLLGLAVLVIALLCLLLLRNRPEEKGLKPVGSDAGPAPQQGGMIRPDVNVYKEKAVYLLGAIYFIFGYTYVIYATFIVTSLVQERGFSESVAGNFWAWVGFLSLFSGPVFGSLSDRLGRKAGLIIVFLFQMSSYLLAASGLPGIFLYLSIGLYGIVAWSIPSIMLAAVSDYVGAEKAIAAFGFITFIFGFGQIAGPAVAGALAEATGSFSGSFYMAAVCAGLAILLTVFLRRPHHP